The Castanea sativa cultivar Marrone di Chiusa Pesio chromosome 11, ASM4071231v1 genome contains a region encoding:
- the LOC142616352 gene encoding uncharacterized protein LOC142616352 encodes MDKCFDLKQQIENLIRQGKLRNFLGRDHKDEKMKAKVEELSRPPLGQIRVIIRGTSIGQSSKSRKTYLKMVQNVQLSEQSPRTRGADEQAIMFTDEDAERVHHPHNDVIVITLLIANYTTRRVLVDNGSSTDILYYPAFQQMRPGRDQLRPVNSPLVGFGGIKVQSVGTITLPVVVEAYPQQITKEFLIEYGVGQVQGDQLAAKECYLAMLAMGEHVQMMNIELLKNYCRAHRSTRRHSSG; translated from the exons ATGGAcaagtgttttgatttgaagcagcagatagagaatctcatcaGGCAAGGAAAGTTGAGAAATTTTCTTGGACGAGACCACAAGGACGAGAAGATGAAGGCAAAGGTGGAGGAGTTGTCACGACCTCCACTAGGgcaaataagagttattataagAGGAACTTCAATAGGTcagtcatccaagtcaaggaagacatacctaaaAATGGTGCAAAACGTCCAACTGTCAGAACAATCTCCGAGGACGAGGGGAGCTGACGAGCAAGCCATTATgttcacggacgaggatgctgaaagagttcaccacccacatAATGATGTGATTGTCATTACTTTGCTCATTGCTAATTATACGACTagaagggtgttggtagacaatggcagctcaaCGGACATCttgtattaccccgccttccaacaaatgaggccaGGACGAGATCAGCTCCGTCCAGTGAATTCACCCTTGGTAGGATTTGGAGGGATAAAAGTGCAATCTGTGGGCACCATTACATTGCCTGTAGTAGTCGAGGCATATCCACAACaaataaccaaagag TTCCTGATTGAGTATGGAGTGGgtcaagtacaaggagatcaattagCCGCCAAAGAATGCTATttagccatgttggctatggGTGAGCACGTACAGATGATGAACATAGAATTACTGAAGAATTACTGCAGAGCCCACAGAAGTACTAGAAGACATTCCTCTGGATGA